The following proteins are encoded in a genomic region of Galbibacter sp. BG1:
- a CDS encoding 4Fe-4S dicluster domain-containing protein, producing the protein MAIIITDECINCGACEPECPNTAIYEGADDWRYSDGTSLNGDVVLPSGKQVDADDAQEPVSDEIYYIVPDKCTECKGFHEEPQCAAVCPVDCCVPDDDHVESEEELLAKQQFMHPE; encoded by the coding sequence ATGGCTATAATTATTACAGATGAATGCATAAACTGCGGGGCTTGCGAACCGGAATGTCCAAACACAGCAATTTATGAAGGTGCAGACGATTGGAGATATAGCGACGGAACATCCCTAAATGGAGATGTAGTGTTACCTAGCGGAAAGCAAGTGGATGCCGATGATGCACAAGAACCGGTAAGTGATGAAATTTATTATATCGTTCCAGATAAATGTACAGAGTGTAAAGGTTTCCATGAAGAACCTCAATGTGCAGCTGTATGTCCTGTTGATTGCTGCGTTCCAGACGACGATCATGTAGAAAGCGAGGAAGAACTGTTGGCAAAGCAACAATTCATGCATCCAGAATAA
- the aroC gene encoding chorismate synthase → MAGNSFGNLFKLTTFGESHGEALGGIIDGCPAGISLDLTKVQLDLDRRKPGQSAIVTQRKEPDEVRFLSGIFEGKTTGTPIGFVIENTNQKSHDYSHIKDNYRPSHADYVYEKKYGLRDYRGGGRSSARETASRVVAGAIAKQVLGEMKINAFVSSVGDMHLEKHYSELDLENAEKNIVRCPDTDLASKMENYIKQIRKEGDTVGGVVTCVIQNVPIGLGEPVFDKLHAELGKAMLSINAVKGFEYGSGFPGASMKGSEHNDLYNEDGSTKTNYSGGIQGGISNGMDIYFRVAFKPVATIMQTQKTIDRDGNEVEMQGKGRHDPCVVPRAVPIVEAMAALVLADFKLINNSYQHNS, encoded by the coding sequence ATGGCAGGAAATTCCTTTGGAAACCTCTTTAAGTTAACCACTTTCGGCGAGTCTCACGGAGAGGCTTTAGGCGGAATTATAGATGGATGTCCTGCGGGCATATCCTTAGACCTTACCAAAGTACAATTAGATCTCGATAGACGCAAACCAGGGCAATCTGCTATTGTTACCCAACGTAAAGAGCCAGATGAAGTACGATTTTTATCTGGAATTTTTGAAGGTAAAACTACAGGAACGCCCATAGGGTTTGTTATCGAAAACACCAATCAGAAATCCCACGACTATTCACATATAAAGGATAATTACCGTCCGTCTCACGCAGATTATGTTTATGAGAAAAAATATGGACTCAGGGATTATCGCGGTGGCGGCAGGAGTTCTGCTAGGGAAACTGCGAGCAGGGTAGTGGCGGGAGCCATTGCAAAACAAGTATTGGGGGAGATGAAAATTAATGCATTTGTGTCTTCCGTAGGGGATATGCATCTAGAAAAGCATTATTCTGAATTAGACCTTGAGAATGCCGAAAAAAATATTGTTCGCTGCCCAGATACCGATCTTGCTTCCAAAATGGAAAACTACATTAAGCAGATAAGAAAAGAAGGAGATACTGTAGGCGGCGTTGTTACCTGTGTTATCCAAAATGTGCCCATTGGTTTGGGAGAACCTGTGTTTGATAAACTCCACGCAGAATTAGGCAAAGCCATGCTTTCCATAAATGCGGTAAAAGGTTTTGAGTACGGAAGCGGTTTTCCGGGTGCGTCCATGAAAGGAAGTGAGCATAACGATTTATATAATGAAGACGGAAGCACTAAAACGAATTATTCAGGAGGGATACAAGGTGGTATAAGCAATGGAATGGATATTTACTTTAGGGTTGCTTTTAAACCGGTAGCCACCATTATGCAAACACAAAAAACCATCGATCGCGATGGGAACGAAGTGGAAATGCAAGGGAAGGGGCGTCACGATCCCTGTGTGGTTCCGCGTGCGGTGCCTATCGTGGAAGCAATGGCTGCGTTGGTTTTGGCAGATTTTAAATTGATAAATAACAGTTATCAACATAACAGTTAA
- the dinB gene encoding DNA polymerase IV, whose protein sequence is MNRTILHLDLDTFFVSVERLQDSRLRNRPLLVGGISDRGVVAACSYETRTFGVHSGMPMKMAKELCPEATVIRGNAGTYSKHSDIVTEIIQEKVPVLEKSSIDEFYADLSGMDKFFGSYKYASELRQHIIKNTGLPISFGLSINKVVSKVATGEAKPNNQLKIDYGFEKPFLAPLSIKKIPMIGNKTYLTLRNLGIKQVKTLQEMPKEMMHTVLGKNGLTIWNRACGVDNTPVIPFCERKSISTERTFDRDTIDVKMLKGLLIAMTENLAYQLRRGQKLTACIAVKIRYSDFQTYSKQLKIPYTSADHLLIPEILELFNQLYNRRLLVRLIGVKFSHLVAGNYQINLFDDTEEAINLYQALDKIRLRFGDRSVLRASAMGARTIGRMHNPFNGQPPTILAHRKQ, encoded by the coding sequence ATGAATCGAACCATATTGCATCTCGACTTAGATACATTTTTTGTATCTGTAGAGCGTTTACAAGATAGCCGTTTACGCAACAGGCCGCTTTTAGTAGGCGGGATAAGCGATCGGGGCGTGGTAGCTGCCTGTAGTTATGAAACCCGGACCTTTGGGGTGCACAGTGGCATGCCCATGAAAATGGCAAAAGAATTATGCCCCGAAGCTACTGTAATTAGAGGGAATGCTGGTACATACAGCAAACATTCCGATATCGTAACCGAAATTATTCAGGAAAAAGTACCGGTACTCGAAAAATCGAGTATAGATGAATTTTACGCCGATCTTTCGGGAATGGATAAGTTCTTCGGTTCGTATAAGTATGCATCAGAATTAAGGCAGCACATTATAAAAAACACGGGACTTCCTATTTCTTTCGGACTCTCCATCAACAAGGTAGTTTCCAAAGTGGCTACCGGGGAGGCCAAGCCCAACAATCAGCTGAAAATAGATTACGGATTTGAAAAACCTTTTTTGGCTCCGTTATCCATTAAAAAAATACCCATGATTGGGAATAAGACCTACCTTACCTTAAGAAACCTGGGCATAAAACAAGTAAAAACCCTTCAGGAGATGCCAAAGGAAATGATGCATACGGTGTTGGGTAAAAACGGACTCACCATTTGGAATCGGGCTTGTGGCGTGGATAACACCCCGGTTATACCCTTTTGCGAGCGAAAGTCGATCTCTACAGAACGTACTTTTGACAGGGACACTATTGATGTTAAGATGCTAAAGGGATTGTTGATAGCCATGACAGAAAATTTGGCGTATCAGTTGCGTAGGGGACAAAAATTAACCGCTTGTATTGCCGTGAAAATAAGGTATTCAGATTTTCAAACGTATTCCAAACAATTAAAAATTCCCTACACCAGTGCCGACCATTTGTTGATTCCTGAAATATTGGAACTTTTTAACCAACTCTACAATAGGAGGCTCTTGGTGCGCCTTATCGGGGTAAAGTTTAGCCATTTAGTAGCGGGGAACTATCAAATTAATCTTTTTGACGATACCGAAGAAGCCATTAATCTATACCAAGCGCTAGACAAAATAAGGCTTCGGTTTGGAGACCGTAGTGTGCTACGAGCCTCTGCAATGGGGGCGCGTACCATTGGCAGGATGCACAACCCTTTTAACGGGCAACCCCCAACTATTTTAGCACATAGAAAACAGTAA
- a CDS encoding FAD-binding and (Fe-S)-binding domain-containing protein, which translates to MLNISKNQLNKLSERLSGSLFFDDLHKTIYATDASVYRELPAAVAYPKTVEDIKQIIEFCHDSKTSIIPRTAGTSLAGQCVGDGIVVDVSKYFTGILDLDTQNKTVVVEPGVIRDELNLFLADHNLFFGPNTSTSNRCMIGGMVGNNSSGTTSIKYGVTRDKVLEIEGLLSDGSEVVFKELNAVEFQEKLELSSLEGDIYRMVYEELTAEGVKERIVKNFPKPEIHRRNTGYAIDEILKLAPFEANGGSFNMCKLLSGSEGTLVFTTKVKLQLDDVMPSNAVMLAAHFRSVADCCASVYDVMQHDLYSCEMMDKVILDCTKNNKSQLPNRFFIEGDPEAILMLELRGTDENLLEEKKNALLKTLEDAGLSYANPALYGEEINQAAELRKAGLGLLGNIVGDKKAVACIEDTAVSIKDLSNYITEFSAIMNSYKQKAVYYAHAGAGELHLRPILDLKQAEDVKLFRQITTDVANLVKKYGGSMSGEHGDGRVRAEFVEKMIGSSNYELLKRIKNGFDPDNIFNPGKIVNSAPMDSSLRYQPDRKEPEIETLLDFSDSLGILRATEKCNGSGDCRKTHLSNGAMCPSYHATKNEKDTTRARANALREYLTVSGKKNKFNNKELKEVFDLCISCKACSSECPSNVDVATLKAEFLYQYYKDNPPSLRDKAFAYNTQLNKLGSAFGFMTNSRFSHGILKKVLGIASERNLPFVKSYNFDKSIELFKNQDFIKKEVVLYIDEFTQYLDANIGNDAIELLSALGYKVSLFYGESGRTFLSKGFLKQAKKLANENVEKLKSLVSSDCPILGIEPSAILSFRDEYLRMVEDQQSAKKIALNSFLIEEFLSEEIKNGNLTSEMFNADKKNIKYHPHCHQKSQSNTKVTFDILNLPANFKVTMINSGCCGMAGSFGYEKEHYETSMAIGELRLFPAVRKAEKETVIVANGTSCRHQIKDGTGKNAVHPITLLNQVVKK; encoded by the coding sequence TTGTTAAATATTTCCAAAAACCAGTTAAACAAACTCTCAGAAAGACTTTCGGGGAGTTTGTTTTTTGACGACCTGCACAAAACCATTTATGCCACAGATGCTTCGGTTTACAGGGAGCTACCTGCTGCAGTGGCTTACCCAAAAACCGTTGAAGATATAAAGCAGATCATTGAATTTTGTCACGATAGCAAAACTTCTATAATTCCCAGAACCGCTGGCACTTCTTTAGCCGGACAATGTGTTGGCGACGGGATCGTAGTGGACGTATCCAAATACTTTACAGGAATCCTCGATTTAGATACACAAAATAAAACGGTGGTTGTAGAGCCAGGCGTTATCCGGGATGAATTGAACCTATTTTTGGCAGACCACAACTTGTTCTTTGGGCCGAACACTTCTACGTCCAACCGCTGTATGATTGGTGGGATGGTTGGTAATAATTCCAGCGGCACAACCTCTATTAAATATGGGGTTACACGCGATAAAGTTTTAGAAATAGAAGGGCTATTGAGTGATGGGAGTGAAGTGGTGTTTAAGGAATTGAACGCGGTGGAGTTTCAAGAAAAACTGGAGTTATCGAGCTTGGAAGGGGATATTTACCGTATGGTTTATGAGGAATTGACTGCGGAAGGAGTGAAAGAGAGAATTGTTAAGAATTTCCCCAAGCCTGAAATTCATCGCAGAAATACAGGATATGCAATAGACGAAATTTTAAAACTTGCCCCTTTTGAGGCAAATGGAGGCAGTTTTAATATGTGTAAACTTTTGTCGGGAAGTGAAGGCACTTTGGTTTTTACCACTAAAGTAAAACTCCAACTAGACGACGTTATGCCCAGTAATGCCGTAATGTTGGCAGCACATTTTAGAAGTGTGGCAGATTGTTGTGCTTCTGTGTATGATGTTATGCAGCACGATTTATATAGCTGTGAAATGATGGACAAGGTAATTCTCGATTGTACCAAAAACAACAAATCCCAGTTGCCAAACCGTTTTTTTATAGAAGGCGATCCAGAAGCCATTTTAATGCTCGAATTAAGGGGTACGGATGAGAACCTATTGGAAGAAAAGAAGAATGCGCTCCTTAAAACCCTAGAGGATGCAGGGTTAAGTTATGCCAATCCAGCGCTTTATGGAGAAGAGATCAATCAAGCAGCGGAACTTCGAAAAGCAGGACTCGGACTCTTAGGAAATATAGTCGGGGATAAAAAAGCGGTGGCCTGTATAGAAGATACAGCTGTTAGCATTAAAGATTTAAGCAATTACATTACCGAATTCTCGGCAATAATGAATAGCTACAAGCAAAAAGCGGTGTATTATGCTCATGCCGGGGCTGGGGAATTACACTTGCGTCCAATTTTAGACTTAAAACAGGCGGAAGATGTTAAATTGTTTCGACAGATAACTACTGATGTGGCTAATCTTGTAAAAAAATACGGAGGCTCCATGAGTGGGGAGCATGGCGATGGAAGGGTACGGGCTGAGTTTGTGGAAAAGATGATAGGCTCAAGTAACTACGAGTTATTGAAGCGAATAAAAAATGGTTTCGACCCCGATAATATATTTAATCCTGGGAAAATTGTGAACAGCGCGCCCATGGATAGTAGTTTACGGTATCAACCGGATAGAAAAGAGCCCGAAATAGAAACTTTGCTTGATTTTTCTGATTCCTTGGGAATTTTAAGGGCAACCGAAAAATGTAATGGAAGTGGAGATTGTAGAAAAACGCACCTCTCCAATGGGGCCATGTGCCCAAGTTATCACGCTACAAAAAATGAAAAAGATACAACTCGGGCGCGCGCCAATGCGCTACGGGAATATTTGACGGTTTCAGGGAAAAAAAACAAATTCAACAATAAAGAGTTAAAGGAAGTTTTCGATTTGTGTATCAGTTGTAAGGCCTGCAGCAGTGAGTGTCCGAGTAATGTGGATGTGGCAACACTCAAAGCAGAATTTCTATACCAATACTACAAAGACAATCCGCCAAGTTTAAGAGACAAAGCTTTTGCTTACAACACACAATTAAACAAATTGGGAAGTGCTTTTGGGTTTATGACCAATAGCCGTTTTTCGCACGGTATATTAAAAAAAGTACTAGGAATCGCTTCGGAAAGAAACCTTCCTTTTGTTAAAAGTTATAATTTCGATAAAAGTATTGAGTTATTTAAAAATCAAGACTTTATAAAAAAAGAAGTAGTATTATATATTGATGAGTTTACACAATACTTAGATGCTAATATTGGTAATGATGCAATTGAATTATTGAGTGCGTTAGGATATAAAGTTTCCCTTTTTTATGGAGAAAGTGGAAGAACATTTTTATCCAAAGGTTTTTTAAAACAAGCGAAAAAATTGGCCAATGAAAATGTAGAAAAATTAAAATCATTGGTCTCCAGTGATTGTCCGATTTTAGGCATTGAACCTTCAGCTATACTTTCTTTTCGTGATGAATATCTGAGAATGGTGGAGGATCAACAGAGTGCTAAAAAGATTGCTTTGAACAGTTTCCTTATTGAAGAGTTTCTTTCCGAAGAAATTAAAAACGGAAATCTTACCAGTGAAATGTTCAACGCGGACAAAAAAAATATCAAATACCACCCTCATTGTCATCAAAAATCGCAATCGAATACCAAGGTTACGTTCGATATTTTAAACCTTCCAGCTAATTTTAAGGTCACTATGATAAATTCTGGTTGCTGTGGAATGGCAGGTTCCTTTGGGTATGAAAAAGAACACTACGAAACCAGTATGGCCATTGGGGAGCTGCGCTTGTTTCCTGCGGTAAGAAAAGCAGAAAAAGAAACTGTAATTGTAGCCAACGGCACCAGTTGTAGGCATCAAATAAAAGATGGAACTGGGAAAAACGCCGTGCACCCAATTACTTTACTGAATCAAGTGGTTAAGAAATAA
- a CDS encoding DNA polymerase III subunit alpha, whose protein sequence is MYLNCHTYYSLRFGAFSEVELLELAQENEARQLVLTDINNTSACLNFIRKAPEYNIKPIVGIDFRNGVQQEFVGIAKNNTGFEVLNTFLSTCLHTESEIPKRAPKLNDVFIVYPFEKVMLNAMENFEKNEFIGVSVTDLRKLPFSKYIQFRDKLVVQQPVTFRNKKDFNAHRLLRAIDNNTLLSKLPREEEASEEEKMYPVTNLYQAFSTYSFILENTDRLLKQCDIFFDFSAKKQSQNQQTYSGSLSEDAAMLEKLCLDNVNQRYPEPSKKVFDRMWMELELIKKMNFISYFLINHDIVSYAKQQGFFHVGRGSGANSIVAYLLGITDVDPLELDLYFERFLNLFRSAPPDFDIDFSWRDREDVTRYIFNRFPHVALMGTYVTFKYKGVVRELGKVFGLPKEEIDRLSEGLYRKEDLDELSLLVLRYGRLIQGMPNYVSVHSSGIIIAERPLQYFSATFLPPKGFVTVQFDMHIAEDVGLYKFDILGQRGLAKIKEALQIIICNQPENKDFDIHNVNAFKKDPVINNMLKKGQCMGCFYVESPAMRMLISKLKVDNYLGLVAASSIIRPGVAKSGMMREYILRHHDPERIQQAHPVLLEIMPDTYGVMVYQEDVIKVAHHFADLTLGEADVLRRGMSGKYRSRDEFKAVEEKFIANCRKKGYKDEVTFEVWKQIESFAGYAFAKGHSASYAVESYQSLFLRAYFPLEYMVAVLNNGGGFYRSEIYIHEARMLGATIHAPCINNSMAETVIYGKHIYLGFAFLRDLEARTCAKLLKNRSEFGDFTSLENFLDRISISIEQISILIRINAFRFTGIDKYELLWKAHFSLGHLQRFEAQHQLFRLQQRNYEIPLLQTTNLEVAFEQLELLGFTLCSPFDLLVEAPRTSFTVENFPAMLHKTIDIYGYLVTVKRTNTQHRKEMFFGTLLDQEGKVFDMVLFPPVAAKYRFRGKGIYRIYGKVVSEFNFLSIEVIKMRKEDYIQDPRFAD, encoded by the coding sequence ATGTATCTTAATTGCCACACATATTACAGTTTAAGGTTTGGAGCTTTTTCTGAAGTCGAACTCTTGGAGTTAGCCCAGGAAAACGAGGCGCGACAGCTGGTGTTAACCGATATTAATAATACTTCTGCCTGCTTAAATTTTATTCGGAAGGCACCGGAATACAACATCAAACCAATCGTAGGCATCGACTTTAGGAATGGTGTGCAGCAAGAATTTGTGGGGATTGCAAAAAACAATACGGGTTTTGAAGTCCTTAACACATTTTTATCCACTTGTCTCCATACGGAAAGTGAAATCCCCAAACGAGCTCCAAAGTTGAATGACGTTTTTATAGTGTATCCCTTTGAAAAAGTTATGCTCAACGCCATGGAAAACTTTGAAAAAAATGAATTCATAGGTGTTTCAGTAACCGATCTTAGAAAGCTTCCGTTTTCCAAATACATTCAATTTCGGGATAAATTGGTAGTGCAGCAGCCGGTTACCTTCAGAAATAAAAAAGATTTTAACGCCCACCGGCTTTTACGTGCGATAGATAATAATACACTACTAAGTAAACTGCCAAGAGAGGAAGAGGCTTCGGAAGAAGAAAAAATGTACCCAGTAACCAATTTGTACCAAGCATTTAGCACCTATTCCTTTATTCTGGAAAATACAGATCGTCTTTTAAAGCAATGCGATATTTTTTTTGATTTTTCAGCCAAAAAACAGAGTCAGAATCAACAAACATACAGTGGCAGTCTATCGGAAGATGCAGCAATGTTGGAAAAACTGTGTTTGGACAATGTCAACCAGCGCTATCCAGAACCTTCCAAAAAAGTGTTCGACCGCATGTGGATGGAACTCGAATTGATAAAAAAAATGAATTTTATCTCCTATTTTTTAATTAACCACGATATCGTTTCCTACGCCAAACAGCAAGGTTTTTTTCACGTAGGGCGGGGTAGTGGTGCCAATAGCATTGTGGCATATTTACTGGGAATTACCGATGTTGACCCTTTGGAGTTGGATCTTTATTTTGAACGTTTTTTGAATTTGTTTAGAAGCGCCCCACCAGATTTTGATATCGATTTCTCTTGGAGGGATCGGGAAGACGTTACCCGGTATATTTTTAACAGGTTTCCCCATGTGGCTTTAATGGGCACGTATGTAACTTTTAAATACAAGGGTGTGGTTAGGGAATTGGGTAAGGTTTTTGGTTTGCCCAAAGAGGAAATAGACAGACTGAGTGAAGGGCTTTACCGCAAGGAAGATTTAGACGAACTTTCGCTGCTGGTGCTGCGTTATGGAAGGTTAATTCAAGGAATGCCTAACTATGTGAGTGTTCATTCCAGCGGAATTATTATTGCTGAACGTCCCCTGCAGTATTTCTCGGCTACTTTTTTGCCGCCAAAAGGTTTCGTTACGGTCCAATTTGATATGCATATAGCTGAAGATGTGGGACTGTATAAATTTGATATTCTTGGGCAGCGGGGATTGGCAAAAATAAAAGAAGCACTTCAAATTATTATATGTAACCAACCTGAAAATAAAGATTTTGACATTCATAACGTGAATGCTTTCAAAAAAGATCCGGTTATTAATAACATGCTAAAAAAAGGGCAGTGCATGGGGTGTTTTTACGTGGAATCCCCGGCAATGCGCATGCTCATTAGTAAATTAAAAGTGGACAATTACTTGGGACTGGTTGCGGCCAGTTCAATTATTAGGCCAGGGGTAGCAAAAAGCGGAATGATGCGGGAGTACATTTTACGGCATCACGATCCTGAACGGATACAGCAAGCACACCCTGTGCTTCTGGAAATTATGCCCGACACTTATGGTGTTATGGTATACCAGGAAGATGTAATTAAAGTAGCACACCACTTTGCAGACCTTACCTTGGGGGAAGCTGATGTTTTGCGTAGGGGAATGAGCGGGAAATATAGATCCAGGGACGAGTTTAAAGCGGTAGAAGAGAAATTCATAGCCAATTGTAGAAAAAAAGGGTACAAAGATGAAGTTACTTTCGAAGTCTGGAAGCAAATAGAAAGCTTTGCAGGCTATGCCTTTGCCAAAGGGCACTCTGCTTCCTATGCCGTAGAAAGCTATCAAAGTTTATTTCTACGTGCCTATTTCCCTTTGGAATATATGGTAGCGGTTTTAAATAACGGAGGTGGATTCTATAGATCTGAAATTTACATTCACGAAGCGCGAATGCTGGGAGCTACTATCCATGCCCCTTGTATTAACAACAGCATGGCAGAAACTGTTATTTATGGAAAGCACATTTATTTGGGATTTGCTTTCTTAAGGGATTTGGAAGCAAGGACCTGCGCTAAACTATTAAAAAACAGAAGTGAGTTTGGAGATTTTACATCACTGGAAAATTTTTTGGACCGTATTTCCATAAGTATAGAGCAAATAAGTATTCTTATTCGCATTAACGCATTTAGATTTACCGGAATAGATAAATATGAACTGCTTTGGAAGGCTCATTTTAGTTTGGGCCATCTGCAGCGGTTTGAGGCACAACACCAGTTGTTTAGATTGCAACAGCGCAATTACGAGATTCCTCTTTTGCAAACCACAAACCTTGAAGTCGCTTTTGAACAGTTGGAGCTACTGGGCTTTACCCTCTGTTCCCCGTTTGATCTACTCGTAGAAGCCCCAAGAACGAGCTTTACGGTAGAAAATTTCCCAGCTATGCTCCACAAAACCATCGATATCTATGGGTATTTGGTTACTGTAAAGCGCACCAATACACAGCACCGTAAAGAAATGTTTTTTGGTACATTGCTAGATCAAGAGGGAAAGGTTTTTGATATGGTCTTGTTTCCTCCCGTTGCCGCCAAATACCGATTTAGGGGAAAGGGAATCTACAGAATTTATGGAAAAGTGGTGAGTGAATTTAATTTTTTGAGCATTGAGGTTATAAAAATGCGCAAAGAGGATTACATCCAAGACCCGAGATTTGCTGATTGA
- a CDS encoding TlpA disulfide reductase family protein, with protein sequence MKKIGSILLLFVALVACNKATEDGTYKVNVSVDGVEDGKQVYLQKPVDGQRPEVIDTLEVKEGNFEFSGKAEGPQLHYLFFEGIRGVLPIILEEGTINVTAYKDSLNFSKIEGTPSNEDFTDFVQNSRSIRKKMEDIQKKGMEAQKENDTVTLNTLKETFEETQEEARNYEEDFVKNHTDSYISLLVIQQMMRTGSKNAEEISTLFNSLSEDVKNSEMGQTISAELGKANKLNVGSVAPDFSGPTPAGETASLKGSLGKVTVLDFWAAWCKPCRAENPNLVNLYNEYHDKGLNVVGVSLDRSAEDWKKAIEEDQLPWTHISNLKFWQDPIAQEYNIRSIPATFILDEEGKIIAKDLRGEALNEKIASLLN encoded by the coding sequence ATGAAAAAGATTGGAAGTATTCTTTTATTATTCGTTGCGCTCGTAGCTTGTAATAAAGCCACAGAAGATGGCACATATAAAGTAAATGTAAGTGTTGATGGTGTAGAAGATGGTAAACAGGTTTACCTACAAAAACCAGTAGACGGTCAGCGTCCAGAGGTTATAGACACCTTAGAAGTTAAAGAAGGTAATTTTGAGTTTTCCGGTAAAGCCGAAGGACCCCAGTTGCACTATTTGTTTTTTGAAGGGATTAGAGGGGTTTTACCAATTATCTTGGAAGAAGGAACTATTAATGTAACCGCTTACAAAGACAGTTTAAATTTCTCTAAAATTGAAGGAACTCCTTCTAATGAAGACTTTACGGATTTTGTACAGAATTCCAGAAGCATTAGAAAGAAAATGGAAGACATTCAAAAGAAAGGAATGGAGGCTCAAAAAGAAAATGATACTGTTACCCTTAACACTTTAAAGGAAACTTTTGAAGAAACCCAAGAAGAAGCAAGGAATTATGAAGAGGATTTTGTGAAGAACCACACCGATTCGTATATCTCTCTTTTAGTTATCCAACAGATGATGCGAACAGGATCTAAAAATGCAGAAGAAATCTCTACATTGTTTAATAGTCTTTCTGAAGATGTAAAGAACAGCGAAATGGGGCAAACTATTTCTGCTGAATTGGGAAAAGCCAATAAACTGAATGTAGGTTCTGTTGCGCCAGACTTTTCTGGTCCTACCCCTGCTGGAGAAACAGCTTCACTAAAGGGATCTTTAGGAAAAGTTACTGTTTTAGATTTTTGGGCAGCTTGGTGCAAGCCTTGTCGTGCAGAAAATCCTAATCTTGTAAATCTTTACAATGAGTATCATGATAAAGGATTGAATGTTGTGGGAGTTTCTTTGGATAGAAGTGCAGAAGATTGGAAAAAGGCCATTGAAGAAGATCAATTGCCATGGACACATATTTCAAATTTAAAGTTTTGGCAAGATCCTATTGCGCAGGAATATAACATTCGTTCGATCCCTGCAACCTTTATCTTAGATGAAGAAGGAAAGATTATCGCTAAAGACCTTCGCGGAGAAGCTTTAAATGAAAAGATTGCTAGTTTATTGAACTAG
- a CDS encoding UDP-2,3-diacylglucosamine diphosphatase, whose protein sequence is MRKRKLDVVVISDVHLGTFGCHAGELLSYLNSVSPKKLILNGDIIDIWQFRKRYFPKNHLQVIKKIIDLSTKGTEVYYITGNHDEMLRKFSDVSMGNIHILDKLILNLDGKKAWIFHGDVFDASIQHTKWIAKLGGWGYDFLILINRFINWILVGFGKEKYSLSKKIKNSVKKAIKYINDFEEVASDLAIENNYKYVICGHIHQPQMVRKVNKNGTCLYLNSGDWIENLTALEYQDKRWELYHFHEDKLSPFYSDEDLKTMNYKELLAAITITGKK, encoded by the coding sequence TTGAGAAAAAGAAAACTAGACGTTGTTGTTATTTCTGATGTACATCTTGGCACTTTTGGCTGTCATGCTGGAGAATTACTTTCCTATTTAAATAGTGTTTCCCCGAAAAAATTAATCCTAAACGGCGATATAATCGACATCTGGCAGTTTAGAAAAAGATACTTTCCAAAAAATCACCTTCAGGTTATTAAAAAAATTATCGACCTATCCACAAAGGGTACCGAAGTATATTACATTACTGGTAACCATGATGAAATGCTGCGGAAATTTAGTGATGTATCGATGGGGAATATTCATATTCTTGATAAATTGATACTGAATTTGGATGGTAAGAAAGCATGGATCTTTCATGGCGATGTTTTTGATGCTTCCATACAACACACTAAATGGATTGCCAAATTGGGTGGTTGGGGATACGATTTTTTAATTCTTATCAACCGTTTTATCAATTGGATTTTGGTAGGCTTCGGAAAAGAGAAATACTCCCTTTCCAAAAAAATCAAGAACAGCGTAAAGAAAGCTATAAAATATATCAACGATTTTGAAGAAGTAGCTTCAGACCTTGCCATTGAAAACAATTATAAATATGTGATATGCGGACACATACACCAACCACAAATGGTGCGCAAAGTAAATAAAAACGGCACCTGCCTGTATCTCAATTCTGGGGATTGGATCGAAAATTTAACCGCATTGGAATACCAAGACAAACGTTGGGAGCTTTATCATTTCCATGAAGATAAACTGAGTCCGTTTTACTCTGATGAGGATTTAAAAACAATGAATTACAAAGAACTGCTGGCTGCAATTACCATTACTGGTAAAAAATAA